The genomic interval GGCCTCCAGGTCGACCGTGATCTCGGCCGTGGGGTCCTTCTCCGTGAGCTCCTGCAGCGCGTCCACGATCTTCTGGTCGAGAACCACCGTGAGCAGGCCGTTCTTGAGCGAGTTGCCGCGGAAGATGTCGGCGAAACGGGAGGAGATCACGGCCTTGAAGCCGTAGTTCTGCAGCGCCCACACCGCGTGCTCACGGGAGGATCCGGTGCCGAAGTCGGGGCCGGCGACCAGGACCGTGGCGCCCTTGCGCTCGGGCTGGTTGAGGATGAACTTCTCGTCCTTGCGCCAGGCCTCGAACAGTCCGTCCTCGAAACCGTCCCGGGTCACCTTCTTGAGCCAGTGAGCAGGGATGATCTGGTCGGTGTCGACGTTCGAGCGGCGCAGCGGGACGGCCCGGCCGGTGTGCGTGGTGAATGCTTCCATGACTCTCAGACTCCAGCGGCGACAGGGGCGTCGGACAGGTCGGCGGGCGAAGCCAGGTGGCCGAGCACGGCGGTCGCGGCCGCGACCTGCGGCGACACCAGGTGGGTACGACCGCCCTTGCCCTGCCGGCCCTCGAAGTTGCGGTTGGAGGTGGACGCGGAGCGCTCACCGGGGGCCAGCTGGTCCGGGTTCATGCCCAGACACATCGAGCAGCCCGCGTGCCGCCATTCGGCGCCGGCCTCCTTGAAGACGACGTCCAGGCCCTCGGAGACGGCCTGCAGGCCCACGCGCGCGGAGCCAGGGACGACCAGCATGCGTACGCCGTCGGCGACTTTGCGGCCCTTGACGAGCTCGGCGGCGGCGCGCAGGTCCTCGATGCGGCCGTTGGTGCACGAACCTACGAAGACGGTGTCCACCTTGATGGAGGTGAGCGGCTGGCCGGCCTCCAACCCCATGTATTCCAGGGCCTTTTCGGCGGCGAGGCGCTCCGAAGCGTCTTCGTACGAAGCGGGATCGGGGACGTTCGCCGAAAGCGGCGCGCCCTGGCCCGGGTTGGTGCCCCAGGTGACGAACGGCGACAGTTCGGCGGCCTCGATGACGACCTCGGCGTCGAACTCGGCGTCCTCGTCCGTCTTCAGGGTCTTCCAGTACGCGACGGCCGCGTCCCAGTCCTCGCCCTTGGGCGCGTGCGGGCGGCCCTCGAGGTAGTCGAAGGTGGTCTGGTCGGGGGCGATCATGCCCGCGCGGGCACCGGCCTCGATCGACATGTTGCAGATGGTCATGCGGGCTTCCATCGACAGCTTCTCGATGGCGGAGCCGCGGTACTCCAGGACGTAGCCCTGGCCGCCGCCGGTACCGATCCTGGCGATGATCGCCAGGATCAGGTCCTTGGCGGTGACGCCGTCGGGCAGTTCGCCGTTGACCGTGATGGCCATGGTCTTCGGGCGGACCAGCGGCAGCGTCTGGGTGGCCAGCACGTGCTCGACCTGGGAGGTGCCGATGCCGAAGGCGAGACCGCCGAAGGCGCCGTGCGTGGAGGTGTGGGAGTCGCCGCAGACGACCGTCATACCGGGCTGGGTCAGGCCCAGCTGCGGTCCGACGACGTGCACGACACCCTGCTCGACGTCGCCCAGCGGGTGCAGGCGCACTCCGAAGTCGGCGCAGTTCTTGCGCAGCGTCTCCAGCTGGATCCGGGAGACCGGGTCGGCGATGGGCTTGTCGATGTCGAGGGTCGGGGTGTTGTGGTCCTCGGTGGCGATGGTCAGGTCGAGCCGGCGCACCTGGCGACCGCTCTTGCGCAGACCGTCGAAGGCCTGCGGGCTGGTCACCTCGTGCAGCAGGTGCAGATCGATGAAGAGGAGGTCGGGCTCGCCCTCGGCGCGCCGGACGACATGGTCGTCCCAGACCTTCTCCGCGAGTGTCCTACCCATCGCTTTCCCTCCGGTCGGCCAGAGCTGCGCCGACCCAACTAGAAGCTCTTGTGGAGGCGACGCCCACGGCCCCTGTTCCCGGGCACCCGCCGCCAGGCCCGTTGGTCTGCGGGCCGCTGTGCCTACAAGGGTTGCGCGTCTCACGAAAAAAGGAACTTGCGTTTCACAGAGTGAGACGTGAGTATCGTTTCATGGACAACAGTAGCGGCGTCGGCGTTCTGGACAAGGCAGCCCTTGTTCTGAGCGCTCTGGAGTCCGGACCCGCCACCCTCGCAGGACTGGTCGCGGCCACCGGACTGGCACGACCCACGGCCCACCGGCTGGCCGTGGCTCTGGAACACCACCGCATGGTGGCACGCGACATGCAGGGCCGTTTCATTCTGGGCCCGCGCCTTGCCGAGCTGGCCGCGGCCGCCGGCGAGGACCGCCTCCTCGCGACGGCCGGCCCGGTGCTCACACACCTGCGGGACATCACCGGCGAGAGCGCGCAGCTCTACCGCCGCCAGGGCGACATGCGTATCTGCGTCGCCGCGGCGGAGCGCCTGTCGGGCCTCAGGGACACGGTCCCGGTCGGCTCGACGCTCACCATGAAGGCGGGCTCCTCGGCGCAGATCCTGATGGCCTGGGAGGAGCCGGAGCGCCTGCACCGCGGCCTCCAGGGCGCCCGCTTCACGGCTACGGCCCTCTCGGGCGTACGGCGTCGCGGCTGGGCCCAGTCCATCGGCGAGCGCGAGCCGGGCGTCGCGTCCGTCTCCGCACCCGTACGCGGCCCCTCCAACCGCGTGGTGGCCGCCGTCTCGGTCTCCGGCCCCATCGAGCGCCTGACCCGCCACCCGGGCCGCATGCACGCCCAGGCGGTCATCGACGCGGCGGCCCGCCTCTCCGAGGCACTGCGCCGTACAGGTTGAGGGCGCAGGGACCGTCGTAACCCGTCCGGAAAGGGACCGGCCTCAACGCCGCGGCAGGTCCTGGACCGACGGGCAGATGCCCCACGCAGGGGCGCGGGGAACCGCGCGCCCAGCCCTCGCCGTCCGCCGGCCGTCCGACCCGCCCTCCCGGACTCGTGGGCGATCCGCTCCTTCGCCGACCGGCCCCGCCGCTCCAGTCGCGGCGGCTGGAGTCCCGAAGTCCTCGTGCCCTACGCGCGGTTGACGCATCAGGGTGGCCGGGCATGGGTCGGAGGCAACCCCGCACACGGCGAAGGCCCCCCACCGAAGTGGAGGGCCTTCCTCTACGTACCCCCGACCGGATTCGAACCGGCGCTACCGCCTTGAGAGGGCGGCGTGCTAGGCCGCTACACAACGGGGGCGTGGAGCCTGCGTTTCCGCAGGTCCGAGCTGGTCTACCTGGACTCGAACCAAGAATGACGGTACCAGAAACCGTAGTGTTGCCAATTACACCATAGACCAATGCGATATAAAGAAACGCGTACCCCCGACCGGATTCGAACCGGCGCTACCGCCTTGAGAGGGCGGCGTGCTAGGCCGCTACACAACGGGGGCCCTAGCGATCCTGCATGAGAGTCAGAGGGTGCGACCCTGACTGACCCTCCGGGAAGGATCTGTACCCCCGACCGGATTCGAACCGGCGCTACTGCCTTGAGAGGGCAGCGTGCTAGGCCGCTACACAACGGGGGCTTCGCGGAGTTGGTCTCCGCCTGCAGATGAGCTCTGCGAGCTGGCCTACCTGGACTCGAACCAAGACTAACTGAACCAGAATCAGTCGTGCTGCCAATTACACCATAGGCCACTGGAACGCAAGCCCCGGAGGGGATCTTGTTCTAGTTCGCTCCTCCGGTTCCCGGCCTTTCGGCCCGCTCCCCGGCGGCGCAGGAAGAACATTACCCGAAGGTGGACGGGGCTCCAAAACGGGTATCCGCGCCGAGGATCGCGGGGAGTTCGGCCAGCGAGGCGATGCGGCGCGGTCCTGCGGGCGTGGGGACCTGGGCGTGCACACCGCCCTCCCGGTCGATCCAGACCGACAGCAGTCCGGCCTCGGCGGCGCCCCGGCCGTCGATCTCCGGATGGTCGCCGACGTACGCCACCTGGTGCGGGGCCAGCTCCAGGGCGTCGCAGGCCGCGAGGAAGGCGCCGGCCTCGGGCTTGGAGACGCCCAGCTCGGCGGCGCACAGGATGACCTCGAAGCGGTCGTGGACGCCGAGGACGCGCAGTTTGCGGTCCTGGACGTGGATGCTCGAGTTGGACAGC from Streptomyces sp. CC0208 carries:
- the leuC gene encoding 3-isopropylmalate dehydratase large subunit, yielding MGRTLAEKVWDDHVVRRAEGEPDLLFIDLHLLHEVTSPQAFDGLRKSGRQVRRLDLTIATEDHNTPTLDIDKPIADPVSRIQLETLRKNCADFGVRLHPLGDVEQGVVHVVGPQLGLTQPGMTVVCGDSHTSTHGAFGGLAFGIGTSQVEHVLATQTLPLVRPKTMAITVNGELPDGVTAKDLILAIIARIGTGGGQGYVLEYRGSAIEKLSMEARMTICNMSIEAGARAGMIAPDQTTFDYLEGRPHAPKGEDWDAAVAYWKTLKTDEDAEFDAEVVIEAAELSPFVTWGTNPGQGAPLSANVPDPASYEDASERLAAEKALEYMGLEAGQPLTSIKVDTVFVGSCTNGRIEDLRAAAELVKGRKVADGVRMLVVPGSARVGLQAVSEGLDVVFKEAGAEWRHAGCSMCLGMNPDQLAPGERSASTSNRNFEGRQGKGGRTHLVSPQVAAATAVLGHLASPADLSDAPVAAGV
- a CDS encoding HAD family hydrolase, with translation MSISAVVWDVDDTLFDYTRADRIGMGLHLAAEGLLEAYESVEQAIARWRAVTGAQWARFSAGEVDFQGQRRDRVRVFLGQELTDAEADAWFQRYIAHYETAWALFPDVLPALDALAASHRHAVLSNSSIHVQDRKLRVLGVHDRFEVILCAAELGVSKPEAGAFLAACDALELAPHQVAYVGDHPEIDGRGAAEAGLLSVWIDREGGVHAQVPTPAGPRRIASLAELPAILGADTRFGAPSTFG
- the leuD gene encoding 3-isopropylmalate dehydratase small subunit, giving the protein MEAFTTHTGRAVPLRRSNVDTDQIIPAHWLKKVTRDGFEDGLFEAWRKDEKFILNQPERKGATVLVAGPDFGTGSSREHAVWALQNYGFKAVISSRFADIFRGNSLKNGLLTVVLDQKIVDALQELTEKDPTAEITVDLEAREVRAEGITAAFELDENARWRLLNGLDDISITLQNEADIAAYEAKRPSYKPRTLQA
- the ndgR gene encoding IclR family transcriptional regulator NdgR; protein product: MDNSSGVGVLDKAALVLSALESGPATLAGLVAATGLARPTAHRLAVALEHHRMVARDMQGRFILGPRLAELAAAAGEDRLLATAGPVLTHLRDITGESAQLYRRQGDMRICVAAAERLSGLRDTVPVGSTLTMKAGSSAQILMAWEEPERLHRGLQGARFTATALSGVRRRGWAQSIGEREPGVASVSAPVRGPSNRVVAAVSVSGPIERLTRHPGRMHAQAVIDAAARLSEALRRTG